In Zhaonella formicivorans, one DNA window encodes the following:
- a CDS encoding alpha/beta-type small acid-soluble spore protein codes for MAAGQRRNTLVVSQARQAIDQLKYETAAEIGLPNYQGYLGDVPSRLNGAVGGNMVRKMIQAYEQSRATQS; via the coding sequence ATGGCAGCAGGACAAAGAAGAAATACCTTAGTAGTTTCACAAGCTCGTCAAGCTATAGACCAATTGAAGTATGAGACCGCAGCTGAAATCGGTCTTCCAAACTATCAAGGCTATCTGGGTGATGTTCCTTCCCGTCTGAACGGTGCTGTAGGTGGTAACATGGTACGTAAAATGATTCAAGCATACGAACAATCAAGGGCTACGCAAAGTTAG
- a CDS encoding alpha/beta-type small acid-soluble spore protein has protein sequence MATGQRTNQLVVPQARQALDQLKYETAAEIGLPNYQGYLGDVPSRLNGAVGGNMVRKMIQAYESSAAGGGGTLGGGTTGGGGR, from the coding sequence ATGGCAACTGGCCAAAGAACCAACCAACTGGTAGTTCCGCAAGCCCGTCAGGCTTTGGACCAATTGAAGTATGAGACCGCAGCTGAAATCGGTCTTCCGAACTATCAAGGTTATCTGGGTGACGTTCCTTCCCGTCTGAACGGCGCTGTAGGTGGCAATATGGTTCGTAAGATGATCCAAGCTTACGAATCTTCAGCAGCTGGCGGTGGTGGAACCCTTGGTGGCG